In a genomic window of Salminus brasiliensis chromosome 12, fSalBra1.hap2, whole genome shotgun sequence:
- the rasd1 gene encoding dexamethasone-induced Ras-related protein 1, with protein MIKKMSPSENEFDIPAKNCHRMVILGSTKVGKTAIVSRFLNERFDDQYTPTIEDFHRKFYSIRGDVYQLDILDTSGNHPFPAMRRLSILTGDVFILVFSLDNRDSFQEVQRLKRQIFETKSCLKNKTKENVDVPLVICGNKCDRELSREVTDEEIEQLVAGGEPCAYFEVSAKRNTNVDLMFHALFAMAKLPDEMSPDRHRKVSLQYGDVLRRKSLRQKKFREGGDAYGIVAPFARRPSVHSDLMYIKEKAVGGNQAAKDRCVIC; from the exons ATGATTAAGAAAATGTCACCCTCCGAGAATGAGTTCGACATCCCGGCCAAGAACTGCCACAGGATGGTCATCTTGGGTTCCACCAAAGTGGGCAAAACGGCGATCGTCTCTCGGTTCCTGAACGAACGCTTCGATGACCAGTACACGCCAACCATCGAGGACTTTCATAGGAAATTCTACAGCATCCGTGGGGATGTGTATCAGCTGGACATTCTGGACACCTCAGGAAACCATCCCTTTCCAGCAATGAGGAGGCTCTCTATTTTAACAG GCGACGTGTTCATCCTGGTGTTCAGCCTGGATAATCGCGACTCCTTCCAGGAGGTGCAGCGGCTCAAGAGGCAGATCTTTGAGACCAAGTCGTGCCTAAAGAACAAGACCAAAGAGAACGTGGACGTGCCACTGGTCATCTGCGGCAACAAGTGCGACCGCGAGTTGAGCCGCGAGGTCACGGACGAGGAGATCGAGCAGCTGGTAGCGGGTGGCGAACCGTGCGCCTACTTCGAGGTCTCGGCCAAGCGCAATACCAATGTGGACCTCATGTTTCACGCACTCTTCGCCATGGCCAAGCTGCCCGACGAGATGAGCCCCGACCGCCACCGCAAGGTGTCGCTGCAGTACGGCGACGTGCTGCGCCGCAAGTCGCTCCGCCAAAAGAAGTTCAGGGAGGGCGGTGACGCGTACGGCATTGTGGCACCGTTCGCGCGCCGGCCGAGCGTACACAGCGACCTCATGTACATCAAGGAGAAGGCCGTGGGTGGCAACCAGGCAGCCAAAGACCGCTGTGTGATTTGCTGA
- the med9 gene encoding mediator of RNA polymerase II transcription subunit 9: MMASTQTKQDPEENYSLLPVVHDIIKCMDKDSADVHQELIKLKSKIQEARDQINSMPGIDVSPAVQQQQLLTLREQVRTKKQLLKKYKSLCMFEVPKAS; encoded by the exons ATGATGGCGTCGACTCAAACAAAGCAAGATCCTGAAGAGAATTATTCGTTGTTGCCAGTGGTTCACGACATCATTAAGTG caTGGACAAGGACAGTGCTGATGTGCACCAAGAGTTAATCAAACTCAAGTCTAAGATCCAGGAAGCCCGAGATCAGATAAACTCCATGCCCGGGATTGACGTGAGTCCAGCGGTGCAGCAACAGCAGCTTTTGACGTTGCGGGAGCAAGTGCGGACTAAGAAGCAGCTGCTGAAAAAGTACAAGAGCCTCTGCATGTTTGAAGTGCCCAAAGCTTCGTGA